A genomic stretch from Achromobacter spanius includes:
- the urtB gene encoding urea ABC transporter permease subunit UrtB produces the protein MESFSDLGAILLMQGFNGLSVFSVLLLMALGLAIIFGQMGVINMAHGEFLAVGAYCTYLCSELVQQYAPGLMPAYFFIAILFAFAVTFGLGWLVEWLMIRHLYRRPLDTLLATWGLSLVLQQTLRSLFGPREVSPTLPDWLMGSWQPLDGVDIPINGLFVMSISILLTGGLLLALFRSTWGLHVRATVQNRAMSGAVGIDTKRVDRVTFSLGCGIAGIAGAAFTTIGSTGPTSGSLYIVDTFLTVVFGGAASLFGTIASAFVIAQTQSISEFFLTGSMAKVLTLSAIVIILMLRPQGLFSIKVRK, from the coding sequence ATGGAATCCTTTTCCGATCTCGGGGCCATCCTGCTGATGCAGGGCTTCAACGGTTTATCGGTCTTCAGCGTGCTCTTGCTGATGGCCTTGGGCCTGGCGATCATCTTTGGCCAGATGGGCGTCATCAACATGGCCCATGGCGAGTTCCTGGCGGTGGGCGCCTATTGCACCTATCTCTGTTCCGAACTGGTCCAGCAGTACGCGCCCGGGCTGATGCCGGCCTACTTCTTCATCGCCATCCTGTTCGCCTTTGCCGTGACCTTCGGCCTGGGCTGGCTGGTCGAGTGGCTGATGATCCGTCATCTCTACCGCCGGCCACTGGACACGCTGCTGGCGACCTGGGGCCTGTCGCTGGTGCTTCAGCAAACGCTGCGCTCGCTGTTCGGCCCGCGTGAAGTCAGCCCAACGCTGCCCGACTGGCTGATGGGTTCCTGGCAACCGCTGGACGGCGTGGACATCCCCATCAACGGCCTGTTCGTCATGTCCATCAGCATTCTGTTGACCGGCGGGCTGCTCCTGGCCTTGTTCCGCTCAACCTGGGGCCTGCATGTGCGCGCCACGGTGCAAAACCGCGCCATGAGCGGCGCGGTCGGCATCGATACGAAGCGCGTGGACCGTGTGACGTTCTCGCTGGGCTGCGGCATCGCCGGCATTGCCGGCGCGGCCTTCACGACCATCGGTTCCACCGGCCCGACCAGCGGCTCGCTCTACATCGTCGATACCTTCCTGACGGTGGTGTTTGGCGGCGCGGCCAGTCTTTTCGGCACCATCGCGTCAGCCTTCGTCATCGCGCAGACGCAATCGATCTCGGAATTCTTCCTGACGGGTTCGATGGCAAAGGTGCTGACCCTGTCGGCCATCGTGATCATTCTGATGCTGCGTCCGCAAGGCCTGTTCAGCATCAAGGTACGCAAGTAG
- the urtE gene encoding urea ABC transporter ATP-binding subunit UrtE → MFNIAGLVSGYGQSKVIHGVDLAVASGEIVAVMGRNGMGKTTLFKTMMGMLPTMQGSILLDGKPLERLESHQRVRSGVAYVPQGRMIFPTLTVEENIRTGMRGRALRDTIPEDIYALFPVLHDMRGRRGGDLSGGQQQQLAIARALVTNPRVLLLDEPTEGIQPSIIKDIARSLLEIRKLRNLAIVVSEQVLSFTMQIADRLIVIDKGRFVHEDPRERVDEKTISKYLSV, encoded by the coding sequence ATGTTCAATATCGCTGGCCTGGTTTCAGGCTATGGGCAAAGCAAAGTCATCCACGGTGTCGACCTGGCCGTGGCGTCCGGTGAGATCGTCGCCGTGATGGGCCGCAACGGCATGGGCAAGACCACGCTGTTCAAAACCATGATGGGGATGCTGCCCACCATGCAGGGCTCGATCTTGCTGGACGGCAAGCCGCTTGAACGTCTTGAGAGCCATCAGCGCGTGCGCAGCGGAGTGGCTTACGTGCCACAGGGCCGCATGATCTTTCCGACGCTGACCGTTGAAGAGAACATCCGTACCGGCATGCGGGGGCGGGCGCTGCGCGACACGATTCCGGAAGACATCTACGCCCTGTTTCCGGTGTTGCACGACATGCGCGGCCGGCGTGGCGGCGATCTGTCGGGCGGGCAGCAACAGCAGCTTGCCATCGCCCGCGCCCTGGTCACCAACCCGCGCGTGCTGCTGCTGGACGAGCCCACCGAGGGCATACAGCCGTCCATCATCAAGGACATCGCCCGCAGCCTGCTGGAGATCCGCAAGCTGCGCAATCTGGCCATTGTGGTGTCCGAACAAGTCTTGAGTTTCACCATGCAGATCGCCGACCGGCTCATCGTGATCGACAAGGGCCGCTTCGTGCACGAAGACCCGCGCGAGCGCGTTGACGAGAAGACGATCAGCAAATACCTGTCTGTCTGA
- the urtD gene encoding urea ABC transporter ATP-binding protein UrtD, whose amino-acid sequence MNPSEFALYIEGLTVSFNGFVAVNDLNLYVDQGELRVVIGPNGAGKTTLLDLICGRTKATAGSIRFKDTELTGLAEYEIVRAGVGRKFQTPSIYETLSVRENLEVSFPAGRSVFGALTFRRSAAVIERVEQVAEEIFLADHLDRSAELLSHGQKQWLEIGMLLMQEPELMMLDEPVAGMSVSERERTAELLNRISRNRSLIVIEHDMEFVKNIAHKVTVLHQGRVLAEGSMDKVQSDPRVVEVYLGH is encoded by the coding sequence ATGAACCCCTCAGAGTTCGCCTTGTACATCGAAGGCCTGACCGTCTCGTTCAACGGCTTTGTCGCCGTCAACGACCTCAACCTGTATGTTGATCAGGGAGAGCTGCGCGTGGTCATCGGCCCCAATGGCGCCGGCAAGACCACGCTGCTGGATCTGATCTGCGGCCGCACCAAGGCCACCGCCGGGTCCATCCGCTTCAAGGACACGGAGCTGACCGGTCTGGCCGAGTATGAAATCGTGCGTGCGGGTGTGGGCCGAAAATTCCAGACTCCTTCCATCTACGAAACCCTGTCCGTGCGCGAGAACCTGGAAGTGTCGTTCCCGGCCGGGCGCAGCGTGTTTGGCGCGCTGACCTTTCGGCGTAGCGCGGCCGTGATCGAACGGGTCGAGCAGGTGGCCGAAGAGATCTTTCTTGCCGATCATCTGGACCGATCGGCGGAGCTGCTCTCGCACGGCCAAAAGCAATGGCTGGAAATCGGCATGCTGCTGATGCAGGAGCCCGAGCTGATGATGCTGGACGAACCGGTGGCCGGCATGAGCGTGTCCGAGCGCGAGCGCACCGCCGAATTGCTCAATCGAATCAGCCGCAATCGATCGCTCATCGTGATCGAGCATGACATGGAATTCGTGAAGAACATCGCGCACAAGGTCACGGTGCTGCACCAGGGCCGTGTACTGGCCGAAGGCAGCATGGACAAGGTGCAGTCCGATCCGCGCGTGGTTGAAGTCTATCTCGGCCACTGA
- the fmdA gene encoding formamidase, protein MPETLIKVDLAQSPYENEGVHNRWHPDIPMATWVKPGDDFVLETYDWTGGAIKNDDDASDVRDVDLSTVHFLSGPVGVEGAEPGDLLVVDLLDIGAKQESLWGFNGFFSKNNGGGFLTEHFPSAQKSIWDFEGMFTTSRHIPGVRFAGLIHPGLIGCLPDQALLDTWNEREQKLIDSDPERVPPLANPPAPKTAHMGKLKGAERDRAAATGARTVPPREHGGNCDIKDLSRGSRVFFPVYVDGGGLSVGDLHFSQGDGEITFCGAIEMAGWVHMRVSLIKGGMAKYGIRNPIFKPSPITPNYKDYLIFEGISVDESGKQHYLDVHIAYRQACLNAIEYLKKFGYSGAQAYSILGTAPVQGHISGVVDIPNACATLWLPTEIFDIDIQPNALGDVPQITRGMDMPIAKDL, encoded by the coding sequence ATGCCTGAAACCCTGATCAAGGTCGACCTGGCCCAATCCCCCTACGAAAACGAAGGCGTGCACAATCGCTGGCATCCCGATATTCCCATGGCAACGTGGGTCAAGCCGGGCGATGACTTCGTGCTTGAAACCTACGACTGGACGGGCGGCGCGATCAAGAACGATGACGATGCCTCTGACGTGCGCGATGTGGACCTGTCCACGGTGCACTTCCTGTCCGGCCCGGTCGGCGTCGAAGGCGCCGAGCCCGGTGATTTGCTGGTGGTGGACCTGCTGGATATCGGCGCCAAGCAGGAAAGCCTGTGGGGCTTCAATGGCTTTTTCAGCAAGAACAATGGCGGCGGCTTTCTGACCGAACACTTTCCCTCGGCGCAAAAATCGATCTGGGATTTTGAAGGCATGTTCACGACCTCGCGCCATATCCCTGGTGTGCGCTTCGCCGGCCTTATCCATCCGGGCTTGATCGGCTGCCTGCCGGATCAGGCACTGCTGGACACCTGGAATGAGCGTGAACAGAAGCTGATAGACAGCGACCCGGAACGCGTCCCGCCCCTGGCCAATCCGCCCGCGCCCAAGACGGCGCATATGGGCAAGCTCAAAGGGGCCGAGCGGGATCGTGCCGCCGCCACCGGCGCACGCACCGTACCGCCGCGCGAGCACGGCGGCAACTGCGACATCAAGGATCTGTCGCGCGGTTCCCGGGTGTTCTTTCCGGTCTACGTCGACGGTGGCGGCCTGTCGGTCGGTGACCTGCACTTCTCGCAGGGCGACGGCGAGATCACCTTCTGCGGCGCCATCGAAATGGCGGGCTGGGTGCATATGCGGGTGTCGCTCATCAAGGGCGGCATGGCCAAGTACGGCATTCGCAATCCCATCTTCAAGCCCAGCCCCATCACGCCCAACTACAAAGACTATCTGATCTTCGAAGGCATTTCGGTCGATGAAAGCGGCAAGCAGCACTATCTGGACGTGCACATCGCCTATCGCCAGGCCTGCCTGAACGCCATTGAATACCTGAAGAAGTTTGGCTATTCGGGCGCGCAGGCGTATTCGATATTGGGCACGGCGCCGGTGCAGGGCCACATCAGCGGCGTGGTGGACATTCCCAATGCCTGCGCGACCTTGTGGCTGCCGACCGAGATCTTCGACATCGACATCCAGCCCAATGCGCTGGGCGACGTACCCCAGATAACGCGTGGCATGGACATGCCCATCGCCAAAGACCTTTAA
- a CDS encoding zinc ribbon domain-containing protein, with protein MPLYDYRCQDCGEFSVLRPLSQWRDPAPCPDCGGACERFVSGAPAVSALSSAMHRARAVNERAAHEPRSTRGGHGMGCACCSGTKATGRTRQTADGGKTFAGARPWMISH; from the coding sequence ATGCCGCTCTATGACTATCGCTGCCAGGACTGCGGTGAGTTCTCGGTGCTAAGGCCCTTGTCGCAATGGCGTGACCCCGCGCCTTGCCCTGATTGCGGCGGCGCCTGCGAGCGCTTTGTGAGCGGCGCGCCAGCGGTCTCGGCGCTGTCTTCGGCAATGCACCGCGCCCGCGCCGTCAACGAACGCGCCGCCCATGAACCCCGCAGCACCCGCGGCGGCCACGGCATGGGTTGCGCTTGCTGCTCAGGCACCAAAGCCACCGGCCGAACACGCCAGACAGCGGACGGCGGCAAAACCTTCGCCGGCGCCCGACCGTGGATGATCAGTCACTGA
- the urtC gene encoding urea ABC transporter permease subunit UrtC, whose protein sequence is MQKFFRNVVGGREGLAGLVILALLLFVVFPLSLDVFRLNLIGKYLSYAFVALGLVLCWGYGGILSLGQGVFFGLGGYCMAMFLKLEASTLEATKIQSTPGIPDFMDWNQLTSLPWLWVPFKSFWFTLMAVPVLPCLLALILGVAMFKRRVGDTYFAIVTQAVALILSVLIIGQQGWTGGVNGITDLKTLLGWDIRTDSARLVLYFINGVLLFACILFGRYLLSSKLGKLLMAMRDKEERVRFSGYDVASFKVFVFCVAAVFSAIGGAMFTLQVGFMSPSFVGIVPSIEMVIFAAVGGRLSLLGAVYGTLLVNFGKSYFSEAFPQLWLFLMGGLFIAVVMAFPNGLAGLYQQYAQKRLTRKASRRQADGATEAA, encoded by the coding sequence ATGCAGAAATTCTTTCGCAATGTCGTGGGTGGGCGCGAAGGGCTGGCCGGGCTGGTGATACTGGCGCTGTTGCTCTTTGTGGTGTTTCCGCTAAGCCTGGACGTCTTCCGGCTCAATCTCATTGGCAAATACCTGTCCTATGCCTTTGTCGCACTGGGCCTGGTGCTGTGCTGGGGCTATGGCGGCATCCTGAGCCTGGGCCAGGGGGTGTTTTTCGGCTTGGGCGGTTATTGCATGGCCATGTTCCTGAAGCTGGAAGCCTCGACGCTGGAGGCCACCAAGATTCAGTCCACGCCCGGCATCCCGGACTTCATGGACTGGAACCAACTGACCTCGCTGCCCTGGCTCTGGGTGCCCTTCAAAAGCTTCTGGTTCACCTTGATGGCGGTACCGGTGCTGCCCTGCCTGCTGGCCTTGATTCTGGGCGTGGCCATGTTCAAGCGCCGCGTGGGCGACACTTACTTCGCCATCGTGACGCAGGCCGTGGCCCTGATCCTGTCGGTGCTCATCATCGGCCAGCAAGGCTGGACCGGCGGCGTCAATGGCATCACCGATCTGAAGACGCTGCTGGGCTGGGATATCCGCACGGACAGCGCCCGGCTGGTGCTGTATTTCATCAACGGCGTGCTGCTGTTTGCCTGCATTCTGTTCGGCCGCTACCTGCTCTCGTCCAAGCTGGGCAAGCTCTTGATGGCCATGCGCGACAAAGAAGAGCGCGTGCGCTTCTCGGGCTATGACGTCGCCAGCTTCAAGGTCTTTGTCTTCTGCGTGGCCGCCGTGTTCTCGGCCATAGGGGGCGCCATGTTCACCTTGCAGGTCGGCTTCATGTCGCCATCCTTCGTGGGTATCGTGCCTTCCATTGAAATGGTCATCTTCGCCGCGGTTGGCGGCCGCCTGTCCCTGCTGGGCGCGGTCTACGGCACGCTGCTGGTCAACTTCGGCAAAAGCTATTTCTCGGAGGCTTTCCCGCAGCTCTGGCTGTTCCTGATGGGCGGCCTGTTCATCGCCGTCGTGATGGCCTTCCCTAATGGGCTGGCTGGTCTGTATCAGCAATACGCCCAAAAACGCCTGACGCGCAAAGCATCGCGCCGGCAGGCGGATGGCGCCACGGAGGCCGCATGA
- a CDS encoding hybrid sensor histidine kinase/response regulator, translating into MSASAPQRIVKIRRDYNTWVANETLEDYALRFTPVSFRKWSEFRVANTALGAVSFLALEAIGGALALNYGFINAFWAIIAVALVTFLTGLPIAYYAARHGLDMDLLTRGAGFGYIGSTITSLIYASFTFIFFALEAAIMALAIELATGLPLSIGYLLCAVVILPMVAYGITFISRLQSWTQPIWLVLLLLPYAFIAFRDPGTLQEFLRFPGHDGRGGSFNLLMFGSAVAVAASLVTQIGEQVDFLRFLPERTAANRRRWWLALICAGPGWILPGAAKILGGAFLAWLALSLGAPADKAGDPTHMYLAAYTYVVSDPGLALALVTAFVVISQVKINVTNAYAGSLAWSNFFARITHSHPGRVVWLVFNVLIAVVLMEMGVFGALEHVLAVFSHVALAWIGALVADLVINKPLGLSPKRIEFRRAYLYDINPVGVGSMLVAMTLGLLAFAGVFPGTAGALAQALSPFVALLAAFVCAPVIAWRTRGRYNLARTPVDVAGSDHVCVICANRFEQPDMAHCPAYNGSICSLCCTLDARCQDRCKPQGRLKDQVQAVLGWLLPARVTPLLHSRLGHYLLIVAGMGSLLGGILGLIYYQEYASHMRAGLDPSGLRPTFLKLYAALLLIGGVLAWWLVLAHESRRVAQEESDRQTHLLLREIEAHKQTDAQLQQAKEAAESANLAKSRFMGGMSHELRAPLNSILGYAQILQRDPSLPPARREAIDVIHRSGKHLIGLIDGLLDIARIEAGRLRLENSELRLPEFLEQIVQMFRPQSTLKGLRFCYEAAELPSIVHIDEKRLRQILINLLSNALKFTSEGQVSMRVKSAADMVLFEVEDSGRGIPAEDLERIFLPFERSWAAVEQADSGTGLGLTICRMLTGIMGGELTVRSAVGRGSVFTLKLFLPEVRSPRSDARPSGLVVGYRGERLRILAVDDQPSQRRLVRDLLEPLGFEVHEAPHGAACLACVHTLRPALILMDVSMPVMTGWEVLRRLRDEGVAVPIVMLSANVLGLDPKDPAQHGHNAFIAKPVMVEDLLSQLGRLLKLDWLVAPVEAALPTGDLHRVALEREDAEALLELGAMGYIKGIQAKLEEIQGRRAEARELTAHLRALAGEFQLHEFNQVLKHHVQRHHAHAR; encoded by the coding sequence TTGTCTGCCAGCGCGCCTCAACGCATCGTCAAGATCCGCCGCGACTACAACACCTGGGTCGCCAACGAGACGCTGGAAGACTATGCGTTGCGCTTCACGCCCGTGTCGTTTCGCAAATGGTCGGAGTTCCGTGTCGCCAATACCGCCCTGGGCGCCGTGTCTTTCCTGGCGCTGGAAGCCATCGGCGGTGCGCTGGCGCTGAACTATGGCTTCATCAATGCCTTCTGGGCCATCATCGCCGTGGCCCTGGTCACCTTTCTGACCGGCTTGCCAATTGCCTATTACGCGGCGCGCCATGGCCTGGACATGGATCTGCTGACGCGAGGGGCCGGGTTTGGCTATATCGGCTCGACCATTACCTCGCTGATCTACGCCTCGTTCACCTTTATCTTTTTCGCGCTTGAGGCAGCCATCATGGCGCTGGCCATCGAGCTGGCCACCGGCTTGCCGCTGTCTATCGGCTATCTCTTGTGCGCGGTGGTCATCCTGCCCATGGTGGCTTATGGCATTACCTTCATCAGCCGGCTGCAGTCTTGGACGCAGCCGATATGGCTGGTGCTGCTGCTCTTGCCCTATGCCTTCATCGCCTTCCGTGACCCGGGGACCTTGCAGGAGTTTCTGCGGTTTCCGGGCCATGACGGCCGGGGCGGCAGTTTCAATCTGCTGATGTTCGGCTCGGCGGTAGCGGTGGCCGCCTCGCTGGTGACGCAGATCGGCGAACAGGTCGACTTTCTGCGCTTTCTACCCGAACGCACGGCGGCCAACCGCAGGCGCTGGTGGCTTGCCCTGATCTGCGCGGGTCCGGGCTGGATCCTGCCGGGCGCGGCCAAGATCCTGGGCGGTGCCTTTCTGGCCTGGCTGGCCCTGTCCCTGGGAGCGCCGGCCGACAAAGCGGGCGACCCCACCCATATGTATCTGGCGGCCTATACCTATGTGGTCAGCGATCCCGGCCTGGCACTGGCGCTGGTCACGGCCTTTGTGGTGATCTCGCAGGTCAAGATCAATGTGACCAATGCCTATGCCGGCTCACTGGCCTGGTCCAACTTCTTTGCCCGCATCACGCACAGCCATCCGGGCCGGGTGGTGTGGCTGGTGTTCAACGTGCTGATCGCCGTGGTGCTGATGGAGATGGGCGTGTTTGGCGCGTTGGAGCATGTGCTGGCGGTGTTCTCGCACGTTGCGCTGGCCTGGATCGGGGCGCTGGTGGCGGATCTGGTGATCAACAAGCCCCTGGGTCTGTCGCCGAAACGGATCGAGTTTCGCCGCGCCTATCTGTATGACATCAACCCGGTCGGTGTGGGCAGCATGCTGGTCGCCATGACGCTGGGCCTGCTGGCCTTTGCCGGCGTGTTTCCGGGCACGGCGGGCGCGCTGGCGCAGGCCTTGTCGCCCTTTGTGGCCTTGCTGGCGGCGTTTGTCTGCGCCCCAGTCATCGCCTGGCGCACGCGCGGTCGCTACAACCTGGCGCGCACGCCGGTCGATGTCGCGGGTTCGGACCATGTTTGTGTGATCTGCGCCAACCGTTTTGAACAGCCGGACATGGCGCATTGCCCGGCCTATAACGGTTCCATCTGTTCCTTGTGCTGCACGCTGGATGCCCGCTGCCAGGATCGCTGCAAACCGCAGGGACGCTTGAAGGATCAGGTGCAGGCGGTCCTGGGCTGGCTGTTGCCGGCGCGGGTCACACCGCTGCTGCATAGCCGCCTGGGCCACTACCTCTTGATCGTGGCGGGGATGGGGTCGCTCCTGGGCGGCATCCTGGGCTTGATCTACTACCAGGAGTACGCCAGTCACATGCGGGCCGGCCTGGACCCTTCCGGTTTACGGCCCACCTTCTTGAAGTTGTATGCCGCCCTGTTGCTGATCGGCGGCGTGCTGGCCTGGTGGCTGGTGCTGGCCCATGAAAGCCGGCGCGTGGCGCAAGAGGAATCGGATCGACAGACCCATCTGCTGCTGCGTGAAATCGAGGCGCACAAACAGACCGACGCGCAGTTGCAACAGGCCAAGGAAGCGGCCGAAAGTGCCAATCTGGCCAAGAGCCGCTTCATGGGCGGCATGAGCCATGAGTTGCGCGCGCCCTTGAACAGCATTCTGGGTTACGCGCAGATTCTGCAGCGTGACCCGAGCCTGCCACCGGCGCGGCGCGAGGCCATTGATGTGATTCATCGCAGCGGCAAGCATTTGATTGGCCTGATAGATGGCCTGCTGGACATCGCGCGCATCGAGGCGGGCAGGCTGAGGTTAGAGAACAGCGAACTGCGCCTACCGGAGTTTCTGGAGCAGATCGTGCAGATGTTCCGGCCGCAGAGCACGCTCAAAGGGCTGCGCTTTTGCTATGAAGCGGCGGAACTGCCCTCCATCGTGCATATCGACGAAAAGCGGCTGCGGCAGATCCTGATCAACCTGTTGAGCAATGCGCTGAAGTTCACTTCGGAAGGGCAGGTGTCGATGCGCGTGAAGTCGGCGGCGGATATGGTCTTGTTCGAAGTGGAGGATAGCGGCCGAGGCATACCGGCCGAGGATCTGGAACGCATCTTTCTGCCCTTCGAGCGCAGTTGGGCGGCGGTCGAGCAGGCCGATTCCGGCACGGGCCTGGGCCTGACCATCTGCCGCATGCTGACCGGCATCATGGGCGGCGAGTTGACGGTGCGCAGCGCCGTCGGTCGCGGCAGTGTGTTTACGCTCAAGCTGTTTTTGCCGGAGGTGCGCTCGCCGCGCAGCGATGCCCGACCGTCGGGGCTGGTGGTGGGCTATCGCGGCGAGCGGCTGCGGATCCTGGCGGTGGATGACCAGCCTTCGCAGCGACGCCTGGTTCGCGACCTGCTGGAGCCGCTGGGCTTTGAGGTACACGAAGCACCGCATGGCGCGGCGTGCCTGGCCTGCGTGCATACGCTGCGGCCGGCCCTGATATTGATGGACGTGTCCATGCCGGTCATGACGGGATGGGAAGTCTTGCGGCGCCTGCGTGATGAAGGCGTGGCCGTGCCCATCGTGATGCTGTCGGCCAACGTCCTGGGTCTGGATCCGAAAGACCCGGCGCAGCACGGGCATAACGCGTTCATTGCCAAGCCAGTGATGGTTGAGGATTTGCTGAGTCAACTCGGCAGGTTGCTGAAGCTGGACTGGCTGGTGGCGCCGGTGGAAGCGGCGCTGCCGACGGGTGATCTGCATCGGGTGGCGCTAGAGCGCGAGGACGCCGAGGCACTGCTGGAGCTGGGGGCCATGGGTTACATCAAGGGCATACAGGCCAAGCTGGAAGAAATACAGGGCCGCCGGGCCGAGGCGCGCGAATTGACGGCGCATCTGCGAGCGCTGGCTGGCGAGTTTCAACTGCATGAATTCAATCAAGTGCTTAAACATCATGTACAGCGTCACCATGCCCACGCCCGATAA
- the urtA gene encoding urea ABC transporter substrate-binding protein, whose protein sequence is MSGKTPFDNAPELPSRRRLALAFASLPLLGIPALSRAAAPATSAINTTGLAITDTEVTVGQLHSATGTMAISETGSIQSERLAIEQINAMGGILGRKIKIIQEDGASDWPTFAEKARKLLVSDKVATVFGCWTSASRKAVLPVFEKENGLLYYPTFYEGLEQSKNVFYTGQEATQQILSSLDWLSREKKARSFYLIGSDYIWPRTSNKIARKHIENVLKGEVVGEEYYPLGHTQFGSLINKIKLKKPDVVFAVVVGGSNVSFYKQLKAAGVTSGKQKLLTISVTEDELLGIGGENAEGFWSCMKYFQSLDNANNKKFVEAFKARYGATAVIGDVTQAAYLGPWLWKMAVEKAGSFDVDKVVAASAGLEFKEAPEGYVKIDPNHHLWSKTRIGQIRKDGQFDVIFETPELIKPDPFPKGYQ, encoded by the coding sequence ATGTCTGGCAAAACCCCTTTTGATAATGCCCCGGAACTGCCCTCGCGCCGGCGCCTGGCCCTCGCGTTTGCCTCCCTGCCGCTGTTGGGCATACCGGCTCTGTCGCGCGCGGCCGCCCCGGCCACTTCGGCCATCAACACCACCGGCCTGGCCATTACCGACACCGAAGTCACGGTAGGCCAGTTGCACTCGGCGACCGGCACCATGGCCATCAGCGAAACGGGTTCGATTCAATCCGAGCGCCTGGCCATCGAGCAGATCAATGCCATGGGCGGCATTCTGGGCCGCAAGATCAAGATCATCCAGGAAGACGGCGCCTCCGACTGGCCGACCTTCGCCGAAAAGGCCCGCAAACTGCTGGTCAGCGACAAGGTCGCCACCGTGTTCGGCTGCTGGACCTCGGCCTCGCGCAAGGCGGTCTTGCCGGTGTTCGAGAAAGAAAACGGCCTGCTGTACTACCCGACCTTTTATGAAGGCCTGGAGCAATCCAAGAACGTCTTCTATACCGGCCAGGAGGCCACGCAGCAGATTCTGTCCAGCCTGGACTGGCTGTCCCGCGAGAAGAAGGCGCGTTCTTTCTACCTGATCGGCTCTGACTACATCTGGCCGCGCACCTCGAACAAGATTGCCCGCAAGCATATCGAGAACGTGCTCAAGGGCGAAGTGGTCGGCGAGGAATACTACCCGCTGGGCCACACGCAATTTGGCTCGCTGATCAACAAGATCAAACTGAAAAAGCCCGATGTGGTCTTCGCCGTGGTGGTGGGCGGCAGCAATGTGTCTTTCTACAAACAGCTCAAGGCGGCGGGCGTCACCAGCGGCAAACAGAAGCTGTTGACCATCTCGGTGACCGAAGATGAATTGCTGGGCATCGGCGGTGAAAATGCCGAGGGTTTCTGGTCGTGCATGAAGTACTTCCAGAGCCTGGACAACGCCAACAACAAGAAATTCGTCGAAGCCTTCAAGGCCAGGTACGGCGCCACCGCCGTGATTGGTGACGTGACCCAGGCAGCCTATCTGGGCCCTTGGCTGTGGAAGATGGCGGTGGAAAAGGCCGGCAGCTTCGACGTCGACAAAGTGGTCGCCGCCTCGGCCGGCCTGGAATTCAAGGAAGCGCCCGAAGGCTACGTCAAGATCGACCCCAATCACCACCTGTGGAGCAAGACCCGCATCGGCCAGATTCGCAAGGACGGCCAGTTTGACGTGATCTTCGAAACCCCGGAGCTGATCAAGCCTGATCCCTTCCCCAAGGGTTATCAGTAA
- a CDS encoding AraC family transcriptional regulator — translation MISLIQKLAPNEGYTQATLESVRLMRSDRPLGRTPVLYEPSIVIVCQGRKLGFLGSEVYIYDAQHYLVLSVPLPFSTETQASPEEPMLAVSIRLDLLALSDLITQIGATGLPDEPPNGMVSTKLDEHLASATVRLLEALTVPRDAKILGPSLVREICYRVLTGEQGGAMRAALAHHGRFGRVAKALKRIHADYAAPLNVTHLAEEAGMSVPAFHANFRTVTQTSPIQYIKSTRLHQARLMMIRDGVTAAAAAGRVGYESTSQFSREFKRLFGRTPIEEACDMRESFTLSPPTFSD, via the coding sequence ATGATCAGCCTTATTCAGAAGCTGGCGCCTAACGAGGGCTACACGCAGGCCACCTTGGAAAGCGTTCGGCTGATGCGCTCTGATCGGCCGCTGGGCCGCACGCCGGTGCTCTACGAACCGAGCATTGTGATTGTTTGCCAGGGCCGCAAGCTGGGCTTCCTGGGCAGTGAGGTCTATATCTACGACGCACAGCACTACCTGGTGCTGTCGGTACCGCTGCCATTCTCAACGGAAACGCAGGCCTCGCCAGAAGAGCCAATGCTGGCGGTATCCATCCGTTTGGATTTGCTTGCACTCAGCGACCTGATCACGCAGATCGGCGCCACGGGTCTGCCCGACGAGCCCCCCAACGGCATGGTGTCCACCAAGCTTGACGAGCATCTGGCCAGCGCGACAGTGCGGCTGCTGGAGGCGTTGACGGTGCCCAGGGACGCCAAGATTCTTGGCCCCAGCCTGGTGCGCGAGATCTGCTACCGCGTATTGACGGGCGAACAGGGCGGCGCGATGCGCGCGGCGCTTGCCCACCACGGGCGATTCGGCCGCGTCGCAAAAGCGCTGAAGCGCATCCACGCCGACTACGCCGCGCCGCTGAATGTGACGCACCTTGCCGAAGAAGCAGGCATGAGCGTGCCGGCGTTTCACGCAAACTTCCGCACGGTGACGCAGACCTCGCCCATCCAGTACATCAAGTCCACCCGCCTGCATCAGGCACGCCTGATGATGATCCGCGACGGCGTCACCGCCGCCGCCGCAGCCGGGCGCGTGGGCTATGAAAGCACCTCGCAATTCAGCCGGGAATTCAAGCGCCTGTTTGGAAGAACGCCCATTGAAGAGGCGTGCGACATGCGCGAGTCTTTTACGCTGTCGCCGCCCACTTTCAGTGACTGA